The stretch of DNA gacaattgacttaaacaagtttagactccctctaaaatattcctgcaatcctttgtaatccactttatgaatctgacttcttgaaacaccttcaagcccgaactcccttcgtctttgaagtgtgagtgcttacttcctcctgaagtaaggcttcaacaagtcttctcccgaagaccaagtgcttacttcctcccgaggtaaggctttatcaagtcttctcacgaagaccaatctcttgttcaatcaaagagttcttcacaacctctaggacagagtaagaacagaaataaacaactagaacctagatgagcaactaggctctcacaaaacaaagaaacactctcttctctcaaaagataaatgcaaaaaatgaatagtgGAAGAGGTgattcgaatggctgctctctaggctctatttatagaacatagaaaccttagagacaaccacaagttcgaatctacagctgtacaaaaactttcctaagaaaacacgatctgctacatcagattcggatgctgacgcagcagatcacaCCAGAAAcaggaaacttgctataatcgggtccgatcttctatcaatgcttgattcctgctaaaaacagattagatattctgattgtatcaagatacaatcgaaatcaataaggaaaaggcaataatcaaagtttccctaaaaaagacaactttacaaaagagaattgcttctcttttaagaagttttcaacaaaggaaagttcagctgaaagtgcaactttcctaacaaggaaaagagcaactaaaaaccgaatttataaggtaagaattcgaatatgaatgcacaacaatcttaccataaaaggaaaaattattttgtcaactaacttgccaaaaaaggactttacaaaacTGATTGTATTGATTTAATATCAGACTGTTGGTACTATGATAGCAAAAATGATCTCTCTCTTGGCCTTGTTTCTGTTAGGTtatgtgccctaaataaaacctatttcaatataattagatttactaattaataaaatatcagaaatcgcattttatgttgcatggttcacatgatttatttcatgattgtgcttaatgtataaattctattaagtccagaacatatataaatatgtatatattttttcatgattatagtgtcgtcagcacggtagaatataatcatgattatatgttcaaaaatttaattcccattatttgtcagttcactggatttagactggcatgataatcagcgataaggtatacttacaccttagataagtgttatgccctttctaggacattggcaaagtttaccagtatcggatgtatggagtatacattggaagggaccgatattgatcttagacaagatatcataaacttaccgttagatctttctaagtcaatatcaatggttgatcttaggtctatggatcttaatcctgatatggttaggttcaacttagttgtattatttatgttcttcaatttgttcgttaaagtcgaccaattggatcttctcgtgacatacagattaaggacatgatagttcaattgagtgggagcgctgatcatagatatagaatctatagcttttataggtatttaaaagtgaaacgatgatttccttcgagcttggctaaatagagataaatgattgagatctcatttcagtaattatattagtttactgaaatatcatttataggttgctaagtgttttaaggataaaatacattgaagggtagacagtaaatttgtccctattcactgtagatcatctatagaggatctttgactattaggattgtaacaatggataatcataacgtatccatatcgtggtacatatagagcattttatataACTGAGAATGTTATTCAATTTCAAATCTATAAAggcgcaaggcggaattaataagttgagaatttacttggtgaattctagatctacttattgaaagctcagttatataggctcGTGGTCCtgtcactagttgagataatattgcttgcaaactcagttaattgattttaattaatcaattataattctaaaattagactatgtcttatttatgaattttcactaagtaagggcttaattgtaaagaaaagaggttttggggtcaatttgttgattaagagactttgtatggtctaattaataaattacataatgacaattttatttagtaattaattataattattaaataaatagttttgacatttataagattgaattggaaaatatgttattattgaaaagaagaataagtagttgaaataaagtggcaaaaatctaactagaaattGGTCTTATAGTGTACGACCATGATGTGGAtatttgcccaatattttattattttttaatccatataattcagctctaatccctagttgaaacactataaaaggaacatgatactctcactcatccacttgatgccttcaaccaaatcaaacataGTTTTCTATGTTAGACAACTagttgatgagagagttccttccttagtgatttcagccTCCTTTATTGTTCTTCCACAATTCGAAatcttgagtgaatgagtgtcgtgcccacacatagcaagtcaagtactcaatcatagtgagtaagacggtggtaaccaaacccgaaggagagaaagagatacaagttcagatcttgataatgctctgctacagaaaggaatcaagggctagagatcttgaacggaaggagtcattatattctgctgcaatcaatgtaaggttttcttaaacccttatgtgttcatttcattgttttagagaattcatatctaggatgttaattcaacatacttgttagtaaatctagatcctaataaaatattaacaacAGTTTCTTGTCTAGATAGGTGTGCTGACCACTTACAGAAATGGCACTTCAGCAAGTTTGGAAAAATTAAAAAGGATATAGCAGTTAGGGATGTACATAAATTTGTGTAAACTGTCCAACCCGAACAACCCGTCCAAACCAAACCGAAATAACTCGACGAAAAATGCAAACCGAAAAACTCGACGAAAATATAACCCTCCCAATCTTTATATTGGGCAGGTTGAAAATAATATCAATCCGAACTAACCCGACCAATCCGATTAAGAGAGTTTATATgtatgtttttattatatataatctatatattatataatttatatacatatttataaaaaataaaaagttcaaACTACTATATTTTTTATGGCGAATGATTTGAACTCTAAATTCAATCTTTATATTTATCTCATTATcacaataactaaaatataacaattgaatgcgaaaaaaataaacattagtatactCGGTTTGGACGAGTTAAACAGACTAAATCGACCAAttcattgggcgggttgcaacttttttttttaattgggcgggttgcacttaGATTTTTGCAACTCGATCTTTACAATGGGTTAAATAAAATGTAACGTAAACCGACCAAACTTACCGACGTACACCCCTAATAGCAGTGGCTTAAAAACGGGTTAATTCTTTGAACTCCAAAACTATTGCTAACACAGATCACATCCAATCAGCTGAAAGTATTTTGGATGATCTTCTAGCTAAGGAAGAGCAATATTGGCAACAACGTTCGAGAGTGGATTGGTTGCAGTCAGGGGATCGTAACACTAAATTTTTTCATGCCAAATCATCAGCTAGGAACTCCAACAAAAAAATCAAAGCTCTACATGATGACAATGGGAATATAATAACCTCTAAAGATTGCATAACAGCAATGGTATCCTCTTATTTTGAAAATCTGTTCTTGGTTTCTGAAGAAGATCATTGGGCCTTGTCACATGTTTTATCTACTATACCAACTACAATTACAGCCGAGCAAAATGCTTTCTTATCTAAAGAATTTGCTGCCTCGGATGTGTTAACAGCAATGAAGACAATGGTTTCAGATGAAAGTTCGAGTATAGATGGAATGTcggtaatattttattttcataattgggATATTGTTGGAGAGTTAGTCACCAAAGCTGCTTTAAATGTATTGAACAATGGTAGCAGTCCAGCAACTTTCAACAAGACTTTAATCACATTGATCCCAAAAATAAAGAAGCCGAAGACAATGAAAGACTTTTCCGTCCAATTAGTCTTTGCAATGTCATCTATAAGCTTATCTCGAAGATGTTGGTCATTCGCTTTAAGGAGGTTCTTCCAACGGTCATTTCTGAAACACAAAGTGTTTTTCTTCCCAATAGATTGATAACAGATAATGTTCTTGTTGCATTTGAATTGGTTCATAGTTTGAAACATAGGAATAGAGGTAACAAAGGTTATGCTGCTCTCAAACTTGACATGAGTAAAGCTTTTGACCGGGTTGAATGGAGCTTTATTGCAGCTATTATGGGGAAAATAGGCTTCAATATTCGTTGGATCTCTCTTATTATGACATGTCTTCATACCAACACCTTCTCTTTTCTAATCAATGGAGAAGTTTCAGGTTCTATTGTTCCTCAAAGAGGTTTCCGCTAGGGTGATCCTCTCTCTCCATATCTAGCAAAGAAAACTAGTATCTAAGTGTTtcttgaaatattatttacaagtagctaaatGTTTTGAGGATAAAATCCGttgaagggtaaaacagtaaatttatccctactcaatGTAAACTGTCTATAGATAATCATTGACTATTTAGATTGTTACAATGGATAATTCAAACCGTATCTATATTTGGTACATAGAGAGTTCTATGTAATCAGGAGTGCAATtttgaatctatagtggagtcaagaggaattaataagctaaGAAATTTACTTGGCAAATTTCGGATATACTTATTAGGAGTTTGGTTACATAGGCCCATGGTCTACACATTGTCTGAGATAATATCATCTTGTAGACTCAACTAATTGATTTAATAAGTCAAttagaatttaaaaatagacTGTTTTATTTGAGAATTTTCACCAAGTTTGGCCatttttgagaagaaaagaaaaatagggTTTACTTGTTAATTAGTATACTTTgtgggtctaattaataaatttatttaaattatattttatatgataattatttataattattaaaatgaaaTTGGTATTTTAATAATTAGAAGAAATAAgtggtaaaataaaaaaaaagacacattatatatttaaatgaaataaagtGACATAAATCTAACTCTAATGCCCATGAGGAATTCGGCCCTAGAGTTAGACTTTAGCATGAGTCTCTATTTTAAGCCAAATCTCATCTAAACTTAACCCTATCTATGTGAATACCTATAtaaagaaagagagaattgaAAAATCTAATGTCACTTCTTCCTCTTTTCTTGATTTTAGAAAATTACATAGTTTATCTCTCAAAATTTTTGTTCCAAAGGTATTTGAGTATCAGCCCATACTATTCAAGGTGAAACTCAGGCCTTTGTAGAAGACTGTGATGAACACAATCGAAGGAGGAgaaaatccaggttcagatcttgataatactctgctacagacaagaATCAAGAGTTAGAAATCTGAACGGAAagagtaattttattttactgCCATCAATAGGGTTtctatacattaatgtttatttatcattttctaaaaaattcatatttaagatgttagattatagaattataatcaacATATATGTTAATAAATCTGAATCCGggtaaaacaaataaaatcatATGGCTATATTTACCCGAAAATAGTGTTTtggcaattaaataaatattatatatgtgatTAAAATTTctcccaaaaaaaaatttaaaaacataaaataatattgaaCTTTTAGTAATAATTACAATTTACACTTTACTTAGGATAGGGTTAGTGAGTTTATTCCAGTTGCTTCTTTTGGCTGTAATAACATCTTTGAGCTGGTGCTGGAGCTGGAGGATATGTTAACCACCGAGAACCTTGAATGCATGGCTACTGTGTTGTGACGACGTTTTTAAAGAACCTAAACATTCATTATGATTTTTGTCTCACTGGGCTTTTAATTAGTCAGCAATACCATAGTGCTAATATGCCTGTCGACAATTGTCATCATGAGGATCCTGTTATCATTCTTGGCCTATTCCaactcatcttttttttttttttttcattcaaatTGAACATGGTTGGCCTTGGTATGGTCAATTTGTGATCTCAATGACAAAGTGAGGCGGAGACTCTTGCCATCATTAGGAGTCTCCATTTATACAGACACTAGTTCAACTGTTAAATTGTTAATGTGGTGCAAGCTTATAGTACAACTCCTACCTTCATTCCCCATTTAATATAAGCCAACATagtattacataaaaatatacaGCATAATCAAATATAATACAAAATAGTTACCTAAACAGATCATTCAAGTTTTATTCAGATTCCAagattttgattttattcagATCTTTAGTATAGGTTTTTTATTTACTCAGATAAGAAGTTACGTTGGCAAATGGTGTTTATAAatcttttttgaaaaatagtacgGGCTAATAGAATCAGACCACGTACATATTTAGATTTAGTTAGACAATAAGTTCAAGTAAAACGTTCCCACCAAAATAATAGTGACCGACGATATTGTTGTTGTAAATTGGAACCccccaaaaaagaaaacattATTAAAGTGCTGCAGAAGAAAAGACATGCATTAACATCGCAATCATTCCATTTGTTAAAAGTTCTTAATTTCAATTACAAAGAATTTGTGTATCAGTAATTCATTTTTAACCTTTTTAGTTTCTGGATATCATATGTATCAAACAATGTACATATAGTATGGTCATCCAACAAAAGATAATAGTGACCTACTGTATTCTTCTAGCTTTGAGACAATGGCTGGCTTCGACCAACAGCTTAGACAATTCAGAGGGCAGAAGTCACTTCTTATCAGCACCTTCATCGAAATCAGCAGAGTCAATAACACGAAAATCCAATTGTTTCTGATGTTTCAATCGTCGACGCTCATCGAAACTCTCCCATCCTTCACACTGAAAGTGAAGAAGCAACAACATTAATTCAGTATTTTTCACAAGATTTAGATTCAATGATTTATGTCAGTAGAGTACACACACCTGACGAAGGATATCCATTGTGATTTCAGTATTGTGTAAATCCAATGTGGTCAGCTGTAGGCACATCTTGAAAAGGGTGGATGGAAGGGACTTGAGTCCGTTGTTACCTAGACGCAATGACTGCACATAGAAGGGTAAAGTAAAAAGGCTAcaccaaataataataacaatgataGAATTGGACACACACAATAGATGTTTCTTCTCTCAAAGCTTAAATAGTAATGTACGCTTATGGTGAGTAACCGGGGTTGTCTGACAAATCTCACAAGGCCCTGGCAGTTCGACCAGGAGACCTCAACTTTTTGAGTCTAGGGATTCAAAGTCTGGAACAGTGTGCCCTCCCACACATTCCAGCATTCGCCCTTACCACTGAACCCCTTGAAGTTAGCTCTACATTTTATGATACAGTAACAATTTCAATACTGCTATTAAAATCCCTATCAGTCGACTAAGGCATAAGcgtatttattgttattattataaaaaaccaCCATTTTCTCAAAGTCATTATTCATTCAAGTGCTCTCCAAATGGACTGAAAAGTATTTACTGCTTCTTCAATGGAAGAAATGGACATAATTATAAGAAAAACGGGCACCTTAAGGTCCCAAGCACCACAAGACGTGGTACACTGCTATTAGTGCATTTTAATATTAGGtcttacatattttaatttaataaatgataTGGGAAACCGCTAACTAATTATAGGACACTACATCAGTGTGGTGTTGGGCATCTTAAAGTGTTAAATAGCAATGCTCTAAAAGGTCAAAGGAAACACGGACCTTCAAATTGTGCAGATTGCCAAATGTATCAGGCAACTGAGACAGAAGGTTTGCTGTCAGATCAACCTGTATTGTGCCAGAACAAAATAAGCAGACAGGCAAAAAACCATATCCAGAGTGAGATTCAACTAAATGGAGACAATTGTAGTACCTCAATAAGAGCACTGCAATCCCCAATGGATGCAGTTATTTCGGTTATCCTGAGCGAAGAGGTGTAACATTAACAAGAAAATGTCAGAATTAGCATAATGGCTCTAGAATCTTTCTGGTCAGCAGAgtattattattacaaaattatatattccCAACAGTCAAAAAGataacagaaaaataaatataaatcatcTAGTGTTTTCCCATGTTTACATGCAATGATGCCGATTCCGTGTTTGTGAGAACTAAACTTTACCCCCCATGATAATAGAACAAGAACTAAACATATATCAGAATACTCAAAACATTACCTGTTAGAGTTGACTTTCAAAATTTCAAGCTGTCTCAGAAGTCCTATTTCGTTAGGGAGGCTAGTCAACTTGTTGTTTGCAACACGAAGTTGCTTAAGTGAAGTCAACTCGCCCAGTGCAGGTGGTAAAGTAGTTAAGCTGAAGAAGGGAAACATATTATATTATTGcatgaaagaaaataaaatacagaACTTTCTTTGACGTTATGTCCTTATTTGGTTTTTAGGCTCTCCCTCTCTTTCTATCACGCCCATTAACTCCGTATTTGTAAGACATGCAACTCAATCCTGAACTCAATAACAATCATAGGTATGAACTTCCTGGCCCTTCTCCAGATAGGTGATCTAGAGAAATTGAACCCTGACCCAAGTAAACTCAAGCCATAGGCTGGAGTcttgaaaataataaatcaaaatCAAGAACAAATTCTTCCATTTGTACTTGTTTCGAAATTTGACCtcatttgaaaaagaaaaaaaaaaaacttgcatTGAACCGGTAAGGCCAAAATATACTCACTGATTATGATTCAGAGAAAGAAGTGTTAGATTTCGCATAGATGCCATTCCTTCCCACCTAAGAGATTCATCTGTTATCTTATTTGCATTCAACAACAATGTCTGTGCAACAGGAGAATTGGGGGAAATGTTTAGAACTTACAATAAGAGAGTCGAATAGTTCTGATCAAAGTAAATACATAGAAATAAAAGAAGAGACAAAATTATCAATACCTGCACATGAAAGGAACCAACTGGGAAAGACACTTCTTCAATAGCATTGTTACTAAGATCAAGAAGTCTGACATTTCCAGAAGCCCAAACTTCATCAGGTATGGCCTTCAAAggaaatcaacaacaataatTCAACTATTTGGAAAATTAAGCCATGTGAACACTTAGTTACAAGTAAATGCTAGCAATATATTTTAAATGCTAGCATAAAGATGAATCAGCGTATATGAATGATGTATAGCAAGGACAATCATAAGTGAAATATAATTAGCACAAATTTAAGAATGCATCCCTGATGAAAAACATGGGAATGCATTAGGTACGACCACCAAAGATAAATGTTGACAATGTCTGATCATCCAAACAAAATTTGATTCTTATACCTGCAGGTTGCATTCAGACAATGCTATAACTCCAGTTGCCTTCCATAGATCCCGCCTGATTTTATCAGCATCAATTGGCTTACTTTCTTTTGCTGATTTAGAAGCATCTCCGTCTCTTAACACTGGACGAGTCTGAGCTTGCTTAAGGACAGGACCGTCCTGGTTAAATCCCCAAAGCAAAACAACACAATTAGGTTAGATCATTTCTTGAATATGTTTGTTTCAAAAGAACGAGGTAGGCTAGATCATTTCTTGAATATGTTTGTTTCAAAAGAACGAGGTAGGCTAGATCATTTCTTGAATATGTTTGTTTCAAAAGAATGATATAGGTTAAATGATTtcttgaataataataataaaaaaaacgatGTCACTCAAATCTTTCGAAGCTCTTTAAACTTTCTACTGATTACAAATTCTTATATCAATGTTCTATCATTCGTCCATTGAAATAATTTGGTTTATCGTATCGAACAAGTGAACGTTCCCATTCATATAAATTTTTCATTCTCAATGCCAAAattgaaattggaaaaaaaCGAAACCATAAAAGGTAGTTAAACAGATATAATACCCCTTGGTGCAAACCGTGAGCAGCCATGAGCATGATCTTGGATCCATTCGTGACCTCTGACTCCCTAATCGTCATTCCATCCACCAAAAGTTTGCCTACCAAAACATACCGGACCATACATGATTTCGACGCTCAACAACAAACACCAATAGAGAAGTTATGTAATTCTGAAAAACTCAAGTTGGAGAGTGAAAAGCCAAGAAAGAAAGAACCTTTGGAAATGAGCTTCTGGCCACGGGGAAGAACGTTGGTGAGAGGTTGGAGAAGGGACTTGAGTTCTTTAATGGTGGAATCGGGAGATATGAGGATCGGAAATGATCTGCCGCCGAACTTGACGTGGATCGTTATGGTTGGGTCGCCATCGCCGGCCGAGGTTCCACTCTCCATTTTCTTTTGTCTTGGTCAGTTGGTCTTCCTTCTTCTCTTCAGTCTTTCTCTGTTCTAACTCTTGCTACGCTCACTGAAATTTTACCTCAAAACCCAACCtcctttagttttttatttatccTCTTCTAcaatttacatttttttatcattttaaatggatttattttttttttatgtcaaacacaaagatttatttttttaagggattttttttttttttgaaaataagacCCAAAGGTTACAGAGGAAAAGGGTAGGGGTCTTGGCTATTCCAACTCCAAGTGTTATCTAGCCCTATGGACATTTGTGCCAGGTTATGTGCTGCTGTATTCCCTTGCCGTCTAGTGTGGAGAAGGGTTACAGTGGGGAACGAAGATAACAGCCGTCGAATAGCTTTGATTATATTGCCAAAACTTGTAAGATTTTCATTGGATGATTGCAAGTCCGTGAGGAGGTTTTTGCAATCCACTTCTACGTGGTGGATGTTGATTCCTTTATCATGACACCATTTAAGAGCTTCCAACAAGGCCCATCCTTCCGCTGCTTGAGGATGCAATTGTCCAATTCGGTTAAAAGCTGTTGCTGCTAGAACTTTTCCTGTGTGATCACGAACTAATGCTCCCCCTCCTGTTCTATTCTGGTGAGAGGAGATTGCAGCATCCGTATTGAGCTTGAAAAATCCCACTGGTGGAGGCTCCCAATCCAGCAGATTTCTGTCTGATGTAAACTGGGTGTGGTTCCCACGCTTGTCTTGGGCTGCTTGATAAAATTCCAAATAATCAAGAGCTTCTTGTTCAATGGTCTCCGGTCTTGAATCTTGGTTCCTGAAAACAGATGCATTTCTTGCATTCCAACACTTCCAAAGCATACAAAGAAATAGGTTAAACTCATCTTTGGAAAAATTTAACTGCATTAATAAAAGAATATCGAAAATGTTCATGTGTTTGGTTTCTTTAAGGATAGAGTTGAAAATCGTACCTGACCAAGCCTTCTTCATTTTCTTGCACTCGAACAAAGCATGCTGCACTGACTCAAAACAGAGAGAACACCTAGGACAAATAGGGGAACTAATACAATGCCTATGATAAAGATTGTCAGTAGTGGGAAGGGAGTGTTGAGCCAACCTATAAACAAAATGTCTAATTTTGGGGGGTATTGGAAGACTCCAGAGGGATTTCCACCAACGGGTGAGGGTTTCCGTGTTTGAGGAAGAAGGTTGAACCAGGTTAATGGCTTGTTTAGCAACATGGTAGCCTGTCCTAACCGAGTAGTGTCCAGAAGTGGAGTGCTGCCAGAAGTAGGTGTCTGGTTGGGTGGGATCAGGGGGAGGGAGGGACAAAATGTCATTAATGGTGTCCTGCTGGAAGTAAGCTCGAAGAAGGGGAATATTCCAATCCCCATTGGGGAGAAGGAGGGTGGATACATGAGTCAGGGAAGATGGGATTTGAGAAGGGAGAACTCGATGGTTGGGAATCCAAGGATCAAGGATACTGGTGTTAGCCCCGTTACCAATTCTTTTGCAAAGGCCCGATTTGAGAAGGGATTTGCCCCAGTGAATGCTACGCCAAACATACGAGGGATAATGGCCCAGAGATGAGTCTAAGAAAGGGGTTCTAGGAAAGTACTTGGCCTGAAAAAGCTGAGTAAGAAGTGGTGACTGATTGGTGTGAATTCTCCAAGCCTGCTTGGTAAGCATCGCTTGATTAAAAGGCTTGAGAGATCGAAAGCCTAAGCCCCCTATACTTTTAGAGTTACACAGCAACTTCCAATTCTTCCAGTGAAGTTTGTGTTTACCATCAACTATTCCCCACCAGAAGTTTGCCATTTCTTTCTCGACAAAGTTGCAGAAAGAATCAGGCAATTTAAATACGGACATAGCATAGCTGGGAATAGCCTGAATCACCGCCTTTAGGAGAATTTCCTTCCCTCCCTTATATAAAAACTTGCCATGCCATTTAGACAGATAAGACCAGATGCGATCCTTAAGGGAGTTGAAGGAGGAGCTTTTGGATCGGCCAAAACACTGAGGCAATCCAAGGTATTTGTCAAGGTGGTTTGTCATGGGGATTTGCATATAGTCTTGGATAAGAGTTTGGTATGTGAGGCTTGTATTTGGGGAGAAAAACAGTGAGGATTTCTGAAAATTGACTTGTTGGCCAGAGATGTTTTGGTATTGGTCAAGGGCTTCTTTTATAGCATTACAAGCTTGGATGTTTGACCTGCAAAACAGAATGCTATCATCCGCAAACAGGAGATGGGAAATCTTAGGGGCTGAGCGAGTTATCTTTATACCAAAAGCTTCATCCTGTCTTTCCACTCGTTTAAGAATAGTTGAGAGACCCTCGACACAAATGAGAAAGAGATATGGGGAGAGTGGATCCCCTTGCCTGATTCCTCGAGATGGGGTGACAAGCCCTTGAGCTTGGCCATTGATGTTGAATTTGAAAGTGGCAGTGGTAATGCATGCCATGACCAGCTTGATGAATCTGCTAGGAAACTGAAATTTCTCCATCATTTTATGGAGAAATTTCCATTCCACTCGATCAAAAGCCTTGGCCATGTCAAGCTTAACCGCCATCCAACTTTCTCTCCCTTGCTTTTTATTGTTACTGGAATGCAGGATTTCCTGTGCCATAAGAATGTTATCAGAGATGAGGCGGCCTCTGAGGAAAGCACTTTGATTTGGGGAAATCAAAGGGCTGAGAACAACCTTAAGCCTATTAGCCAAGACTTTCGAAATGATTTTATAGATAGTTGTACAAAGGCTAATAGGGCG from Cannabis sativa cultivar Pink pepper isolate KNU-18-1 chromosome 2, ASM2916894v1, whole genome shotgun sequence encodes:
- the LOC133035016 gene encoding LRR repeats and ubiquitin-like domain-containing protein At2g30105; protein product: MESGTSAGDGDPTITIHVKFGGRSFPILISPDSTIKELKSLLQPLTNVLPRGQKLISKGKLLVDGMTIRESEVTNGSKIMLMAAHGLHQGDGPVLKQAQTRPVLRDGDASKSAKESKPIDADKIRRDLWKATGVIALSECNLQAIPDEVWASGNVRLLDLSNNAIEEVSFPVGSFHVQTLLLNANKITDESLRWEGMASMRNLTLLSLNHNHLTTLPPALGELTSLKQLRVANNKLTSLPNEIGLLRQLEILKVNSNRITEITASIGDCSALIEVDLTANLLSQLPDTFGNLHNLKSLRLGNNGLKSLPSTLFKMCLQLTTLDLHNTEITMDILRQCEGWESFDERRRLKHQKQLDFRVIDSADFDEGADKK